The Methanosarcina acetivorans C2A genome includes the window CATATTCTTTGACTTTTCGCTTACTCTGGTATATTTACTGGGCAAGTTCTGCCTGTACTTCACCATCTGCGAATTTCACAGCCCGTACCCGGATTGAGAGAGGCGGCTTTTCACAACCCTTTTCCCAGAGATGTTCATTGATGGACTTGTCCAGCTTAACCTGCACGGATTCGGTTTTCATGTGTCTTACG containing:
- a CDS encoding 50S ribosomal protein L31e — protein: MADDMVKEQIYTIPLREVRKVPAWKRANRAVIEVRGFLVRHMKTESVQVKLDKSINEHLWEKGCEKPPLSIRVRAVKFADGEVQAELAQ